A stretch of Macadamia integrifolia cultivar HAES 741 chromosome 7, SCU_Mint_v3, whole genome shotgun sequence DNA encodes these proteins:
- the LOC122083471 gene encoding myb-related protein 308-like, with protein MGRAPCCSKVGLHRGPWTAREDTLLTKYIQAHGEGHWRSLPKKAGLLRCGKSCRLRWMNYLRPDIKRGNISPDEEDLIIRLHSLLGNRWSLIAGRLPGRTDNEIKNYWNTHLRKKIKNQGTDPSAQQKTKREPRKRKTSNNNGSNKKQKQSKNRGRANNGGGDQIHQTQTKIHLPKPIRVTSLSMTRNNSFESGSSSSYNGVIESDNGVIGTEVVEFQFPWSSSDLNEDIVIGCGLGCESDPVPTRENMFEKLYEEYLQLLKKKEEEEEEKDLLQLDSFAESLWV; from the exons ATGGGTAGAGCACCTTGTTGCTCTAAAGTTGGTTTACACAGAGGTCCATGGACTGCAAGGGAGGATACATTGCTCACTAAGTATATCCAAGCTCATGGCGAAGGCCACTGGAGATCTCTCCCTAAAAAAGCAG GGCTTCTCAGATGTGGAAAGAGTTGCAGACTAAGATGGATGAATTACTTGAGACCTGATATCAAGAGAGGGAACATCAGCCCAGACGAGGAGGATCTCATCATCAGACTCCATTCACTTCTGGGCAACCGATGGTCTTTAATTGCAGGAAGATTGCCTGGTCGAACTGATAACGAGATCAAGAACTACTGGAATACCCATCTCAGAAAAAAGATCAAGAACCAGGGGACTGATCCTAGTGCCCAGCAGAAAACAAAACGTGAACCCAGAAAGAGAAAGACCAGCAACAACAATGGCAGCAACAAGAAGCAAAAACAGAGCAAAAACAGGGGTAGAGCAAATAATGGAGGAGGTGATCAGATTCATCAGACACAGACGAAAATCCATCTCCCAAAGCCCATCAGGGTCACATCTCTGTCGATGACAAGGAACAACAGTTTCGAGAGTGGATCTTCCAGTAGTTATAATGGAGTAATTGAAAGTGATAATGGAGTTATTGGCACAGAAGTAGTAGAATTCCAATTCCCATGGTCTTCATCTGATCTCAACGAAGACATTGTGATTGGTTGTGGTCTAGGATGCGAATCTGATCCAGTTCCCACAAGGGAGAACATGTTTGAGAAGCTGTACGAGGAGTATCTACAACTCctcaagaaaaaggaagaagaagaagaagagaaggatctGTTACAGTTAGATTCCTTTGCAGAATCCTTATGGGTCTGA